ATCTCATATCTCATATTTTATTTATGGCGATCTACCTAATAATTTGAACTTTTGCCTTTGAACTTTTCCCCGGCTACGAAGAATCTATCACGGTCATAGGAATTTAGGATCTTTGGAAGAACTGTTGCAGATTCATGAGTATTTGCTGTCCTCTCGATCAGGATATATATTCAGGCCCGTTTAGTTCCATCtaaaaaccaaaattttttgcgtagtactcgtcacatcgaatcttgtggcacatatatggagtactaaatgtagacgaaaaaaaaactaattacacagttagttgagaaatcgtgagacgaatcttttaagtctaaatagtctataattagacaatttttgccaaataaaaacgaaagtgctacagtagccaaaaaccaaaaaatttcGAAACTAAACGGAGTATCAGAGCAGAAAAGGACCTCATCTGTTTTGCAGTACTCTAATAATGGTTGCAAAATTTTGGCAATGCGAAGTGATAAAGCCCATTTTTTGTCGTGTGTTTTACCAGGGCCTGGTATTACTGGCGGTACAAGCACATCTGCCACAGCTCAAGTCGCCGCCGTGTAACATGCTGACCATGGCCGGCAGCTGCGAGCGGGCCAGCGGGTTCAAGGCCGCCATCTTCTTCGTGGCGCTGTACCTGGTGGCGCTCGGCACCGGCTGCGTGATGCCCAACATGACGACGTACGGCGGCGACCAGTTCGGCGGCGCGGTGGAGAAGGACGCCAGCAAGAGGCTCTCCACCTACTTCAACCTCTCCTACTTCGGCTACTGCGTCGCCGAGGTCGTCGCGCTCACGGCCGTGGTCTGGGCGCAGACGCGCTTCGGGATGGCCATCGGCTTCGGCCTCGCCGCTGCCGCCTTGGGCGCCGGGCTCGTCACCCTCGTCTCCGGCGCGGTGTTGTACCGGAACAAGCCTCCCCGGGGCAGCGTCATCTTTACACCCATTGCAAGGGTGAGAAGAAAAGAACTTGATTCACAAAACCCTCCAATGCAAGTTCATACACATGTTCCACTCATTGCCAAATACGGTTGCCTGACTGCAATTATAAAATTCGTCAGGTTTTCGTCGCTGCGTTCAGCAAGAGGAAGCAAATCTGCCCTTCCGGCTCCTCCAATCCTGCCCACACTGCAGCCGGAGATCCGGCGGTCGTCGACGGCAGCGACTTCCGCCACGCCAACAAGTTCAGGTCAACATCTAGCTTGTGCACCATCCACGTTCAGTATTCAGACACCTGACCTGACCAaagtgagagaaaaaaaaaatgaaaactttGGCAGGTTCTTGGACAAGGCGTGCATCAGGGACGCGGCGGACACGGTGCCAGAGAGCGAGTGGCGGCTCTGCACGGCGGCCGAGGTGCAGCAGACCAAGACACTCCTGGCCGTTCTGCCCATCGTGGCGTGCACTGTCGTCACCAACACCGTGCTCGCGCAGCTGCAGACGTTCTCGGTGCAGCAGGGCAGCGTCATGGACACCAGGCTGGcgccgggctcctcctcctccttccgcaTCCCGCCGGCGTCGCTGCAGGCCATCCCCTACGCCATGCTGCTGGCGCTCGTCCCGGCCTACGAGCTCCTCCTCGTGCCGCTCACGCGGAGGCTCACGGGCACGCGGTCCGGGATCACCCCCCTCCAGCGCATCGGCGTCGGCCTCTGCCTCGTCGCGCTGTCCATGGCCTCCGCCGCGGCCGTCGAGCACAGGCGCCGGGACGCCGCCGTGTCGTCCGGAGGAGGACACCAGCTGTCCGTGCTCTGGCTCGTGCCGCAGTTCTTCGTCTTCGGCGTGTCGGAGCTGTTCACCAACGTGGGGCTCATGGAGTTCTTCTACAAGCAGGCGGCGGCCGCCGGGGCGATGCAGATGCAGGCCTTCTTCATGGCCTTCTTCTACTGCTCC
This DNA window, taken from Miscanthus floridulus cultivar M001 chromosome 13, ASM1932011v1, whole genome shotgun sequence, encodes the following:
- the LOC136501431 gene encoding protein NRT1/ PTR FAMILY 4.3-like, with protein sequence MDDAERSLQAPESSVDWRGRPCRQRHGGMRAAVFILVFQASQTMALAAVGSNLITFVFGELHFPLSQAANVVTNFVGTVFILSPLGGFLSDSYAGCFRTLLPFAAVELAGLVLLAVQAHLPQLKSPPCNMLTMAGSCERASGFKAAIFFVALYLVALGTGCVMPNMTTYGGDQFGGAVEKDASKRLSTYFNLSYFGYCVAEVVALTAVVWAQTRFGMAIGFGLAAAALGAGLVTLVSGAVLYRNKPPRGSVIFTPIARVFVAAFSKRKQICPSGSSNPAHTAAGDPAVVDGSDFRHANKFRFLDKACIRDAADTVPESEWRLCTAAEVQQTKTLLAVLPIVACTVVTNTVLAQLQTFSVQQGSVMDTRLAPGSSSSFRIPPASLQAIPYAMLLALVPAYELLLVPLTRRLTGTRSGITPLQRIGVGLCLVALSMASAAAVEHRRRDAAVSSGGGHQLSVLWLVPQFFVFGVSELFTNVGLMEFFYKQAAAAGAMQMQAFFMAFFYCSFSFGFFLSSVLVSLVNRITARGGRRGWLGDNDLNKDRLDLFYWVLAALSVLNFFCYLLCARWYNSGAGGSESDEAAPGEVASEEEDDGKGLI